A window of the Emys orbicularis isolate rEmyOrb1 chromosome 1, rEmyOrb1.hap1, whole genome shotgun sequence genome harbors these coding sequences:
- the LOC135873437 gene encoding olfactory receptor 51G2-like, whose protein sequence is MSAVNDTKLKYAMFLLTRIPGQEDVHLWISIPFCFIYVFSILGNSAILFIIKTDPSLHEPMYIFLSMLAVTDLGLSISTIPTILGIYLFNSSEISLNACFAQLFFIHSFVFTESSILLLMAFDRFVAISNPLRYASILTLPRISKMGLVCVLRGVAVSFPFPFLLKRFQYCRANVLSHSYCLHQDVMNLACSDITVNYVYGLFLTVFTVGLDSLLIFLSYVMILKTVLSIASHAECLRALNTCVSHLCAVLLFYIPDIGLALIHRLGKGSSPLLQIVLGYIFLLAPPLMNPIVYSVKSKHLRSRIIRVFRGRRDMPAASGSGVEGGRQNGQGAALALACRAAAGMSLCAPGGEGAAGFRGKGSTQICLLPLTRGAQRRARSRPLLGVAWGHQLQHPSRLPA, encoded by the exons atgtcagctgtcaatgacacaAAACTCAAATATGCAATGTTCCTTCTCACCaggatacctgggcaggaagacgtccatctctggatctccatccccttctgtttCATTTATGTTTTTTCAATATTGGGAAATTCAGccattctgttcattataaaaacagatccaagcctccatgagcctatgtacattttcctttccatgttggcaGTCACAGACCTTGGCTTATCGATATCCACCATACCGACAATACTGGGCATATATTTGTTTAACTCTAGTGAGATCAGCCTCAATGCCTGTTttgcccagctgttcttcatccactcaTTTGTATTCACTGAATCCTCCATACTCTTGTTGATGGCATTTGACCGCTTTGTCGCGATCTCTAACCCACTGAGATATGCCTCCATCTTAACCCTGCCGAGAATATCCAAGATGGGACTGGTGTGTGTCCTAAGAGGGGTGGCTGTATCATTCCCATTCCCCTTTCTCCTGAAACGGTTCCAATACTGTCgagccaatgtcctctcccattcctactgcctgcACCAGGATGTCATGAATCTGGCTTGTTCAGATATCACAGTCAACTACGTCTATGGCTTGTTTCTTACAGTCTTCACGGTGGGGTTGGATTCACtgctcatcttcctctcttatgtgatgatcctcaaaactGTGCTGAGTATTGCATCACACGCGGAGTGCCtcagggccctgaacacctgcgtcTCCCACCTCTGCGCCGTCCTGCTCTTCTACATACCAGATATCGGCTTGGCTTTGATACACAGATTGGGAAAGGGCTCTTCTCCCTTACTACAGATTGTCCTGGGCTACATCTTCCTGCTCGCCCCACCCCTGATGAACCCAATCGTGTACagcgtgaaaagcaaacaccttcggTCAAGGATAATCAGAGTGTTC aggggccgcagggacatgccggccgcttctgggagtggggtggagggagggaggcagaatgGGCAGGGAGCCGCCTTAGCCCTGGCCTGCCGCGCTGCTGCTGGAATGTCTCTGTGTgcccctggaggggagggggcagcgggtttccggggcaagggcagcacacagatctgcctcctgcccctcaccaggggcgcgcagagacgtgccagaaGTCGGCCGCTTCTGGGCGTGGCATGGGGCCACCAGCTACAGCATCcaagcaggctgcctgcctga
- the LOC135873445 gene encoding olfactory receptor 51G2-like → MSAVNDTKLKSAMFLLTRIPGQEDVHLWISIPFCFIYVFSILGNSTILFIIKTDPSLHEPMYIFLSMLAVTDLGLSISTIPTILGIYLFNSSEISLNACFAQLFFIHSFVFTESSILLLMAFDRFVAISNPLRYASILTLPRISKMGLVCVLRGVAVSFPFPFLLKRFQYCRANVLSHSYCLHQDVMNLACSDITVNYVYGLFLTVFTVGLDSLLIFLSYMMILKTVLSIASHAECLRALNTCVSHLCAVLLFYIPDIGLGLIHRLGKGSSPLLQIVLGYIFLLAPTLMNPIMYSVKSKHLRSRIIRVFRGRRDMPAASGSGVEGGRQNGQGAALALACRAAAGMSLCAPGGEGAAGFRGKGSTQICLLPLTRGAQRCARSRPLLGMAWGHQLQHPSRLPA, encoded by the exons ATGTCAGCTGTAAATGACACGAAACTCAAATCTGCAATGTTCCTTCTCACCaggatacctgggcaggaagacgtccatctctggatctccatccccttctgcttcATTTATGTTTTTTCAATATTGGGAAATTCAAccattctgttcattataaaaacagatccaagcctccatgagcctatgtacattttcctttccatgttggcaGTCACAGACCTTGGCTTATCGATATCCACCATACCGACAATACTGGGCATATATTTGTTTAACTCTAGTGAGATCAGCCTCAATGCCTGTTttgcccagctgttcttcatccactcaTTTGTATTCACTGAATCCTCCATACTCTTGTTGATGGCATTTGACCGCTTTGTCGCGATCTCTAACCCACTGAGATATGCCTCCATCTTAACCCTGCCGAGAATATCCAAGATGGGACTGGTGTGTGTCCTAAGAGGGGTGGCTGTATCATTCCCATTCCCCTTTCTCCTGAAACGGTTCCAATACTGTCgagccaatgtcctctcccattcctactgcctgcACCAGGATGTCATGAATCTGGCTTGTTCAGATATCACAGTCAACTACGTCTATGGCTTGTTTCTTACAGTCTTCACGGTGGGGTTGGATTCACtgctcatcttcctctcttatATGATGATCCTCAAAACTGTGCTGAGTATTGCATCACACGCGGAGTGCCtcagggccctgaacacctgcgtcTCCCACCTCTGCGCCGTCCTGCTCTTCTACATACCAGATATCGGCTTGGGTTTGATACACAGATTGGGGAAGGGCTCTTCTCCCTTACTACAGATTGTCCTGGGCTACATCTTCCTGCTCGCCCCAACCCTGATGAACCCAATCATGTACagcgtgaaaagcaaacaccttcggTCAAGGATAATCAGAGTGTTC aggggccgcagggacatgccggccgcttctgggagtggggtggagggagggaggcagaatgGGCAGGGAGCCGCCTTAGCCCTGGCCTGCCGCGCTGCTGCTGGAATGTCTCTGTGTgcccctggaggggagggggcagcgggtttccggggcaagggcagcacacagatctgcctcctgcccctcacCAGGGgtgcgcagagatgtgccagaaGTCGGCCGCTTCTGGGCATGGCATGGGGCCACCAGCTACAGCATCcaagcaggctgcctgcctga
- the LOC135884027 gene encoding olfactory receptor 51G2-like yields the protein MSAVNDTKFNSAVFFLTGIPGLEDVHLWISIPFCLIYVISIVGNSVILFIIKTDPSLHEPMYIFLSMLAVTDIGISITTIPTILGIYLFNSGRISLDACFAQLFFIHLLSKIESSILLLMAFDRFIAICNPLRYASILTQPRIAKMGLVSVLRSVAVILPLPILLKRFQYCRDNVLSHSYCLHQDVMKAACSDISVNSIYGLFLKVVTVGLDSFLIFLSYVMIVKTVLSVASHTECLRALNTCVSHLCAVVLFYISDIGLSLIHRFGNSSTHLLQIILGYVYLLVPPLMNPIVYSVKSKHLRERIIRAFVK from the coding sequence atgtcagctgtcaatgacaccaaattcAACTCTGCAGTGTTTTTTCTCACTGGGATACCTGGGCTGGAAGACGTCCATCTCTGGATCTCTATCCCCTTCTGCTTAATCTATGTTATTTCAATAGtaggaaattcagtcattctgttcattataaaaacagatccaagcctccatgagcccatgtacattttcctttccatgttggccgTCACAGACATTGGCATATCGATAACCACCATACCGACGATACTGGGCATATACTTGTTTAACTCTGGGAGAATCAGCCTCGATGCCTGTTTTGCCCAGCTCTTCTTCATCCATTTGCTTTCAAAAATTGAATCCTCCATTctcttgttgatggcctttgaccgcttcatcgccatctgtaacccactgagATATGCCTCCATCTTAACTCAACCAAGAATAGCCAAGATGGGACTGGTGTCTGTTCTAAGATCGGTGGCTGTAATACTCCCACTCCCCATTCTCCTGAAACGGTTTCAATACTGTCGAGacaatgtcctctcccattcctactgtCTGCACCAGGATGTCATGAAGGCGGCTTGTTCAGACATTTCAGTGAACAGCATCTATGGCTTGTTTCTTAAAGTCGTCACCGTTGGATTGGACTCGTTCctcatcttcctctcttatgtgatgatcgTCAAAACAGTGCTGAGTGTTGCATCCCACACAGAGTGCCTTAGGGCCCTGAACACCTGTGTCTCCCACCTCTGCGCTGTCGTGCTCTTCTACATATCAGACATCGGCCTGTCTTTAATACACAGATTCGGAAATAGCTCTACTCACTTGCTTCAGATAATCCTTGGCTACGTCTACCTGCTGGTTCCGCCCCTGATGAACCCAATCGTGTACagcgtgaaaagcaaacaccttcgtgAGAGGATAATCAGGGCATTTGTCAAGTGA
- the LOC135895160 gene encoding olfactory receptor 51G2-like — MSAVNDTDFNSVVFLLTGLPGMEDVNLWISITFCFMYLISIVGNSVILFIIKTDPSLHEPMYIFLSMLAVTDLGLSIATMPTILGIYLFNSREISLNACFAQTFFIHSLSKIESSILLLMAFDRFIAICNPLRYTSILTPPRIAKMGLVAVLRPVAMILPLPILLKQFRYCRDNILSHSYCMDQDVMKAACSDISVNNIYGLFLTFFMVGLDSLLVFLSYVMILKTVLSVASHTECLRALNTCVSHLCAVVLFYISDIGLALIHRFGNSSTHLLQIILGYVYLLVPPLMNPIVYSVKSKHLRERIIRAFVK, encoded by the coding sequence atgtcagctgtcaatgacaccgACTTCAACTCTGTAGTGTTCCTTCTCACTGGGCTACCTGGGATGGAAGACGTCAATCTCTGGATCTCTATCACCTTCTGCTTCATGTATCTCATTTCCATAGtaggaaattcagtcattctattcattataaaaacagatccaagcctccatgagcccatgtacattttcctttccatgttggccgTCACAGACCTTGGCTTATCGATAGCCACCATGCCAACAATACTGGGCATATACTTGTTTAACTCTAGGGAAATCAGCCTCAATGCCTGTTTTGCCCAGACTTTTTTCATCCACTCGCTTTCCAAAATTGAATCCTCCATCctcttgttgatggcctttgaccgcttcatcgcaatctgtaacccactgagaTATACTTCCATCTTAACTCCACCGAGGATAGCCAAGATGGGACTTGTGGCTGTGCTAAGACCAGTGGCCATGATACTCCCACTCCCCATACTCCTGAAACAGTTCAGATACTGTCGAGACAAtatcctctcccattcctactgcaTGGACCAGGACGTCATGAAGGCAGCTTGTTCAGACATCTCAGTGAACAACATCTATGGGTTGTTTCTTACATTCTTCATGGTGGGGTTAGACTCACTGCTCGTATTTCTCTCAtatgtgatgatcctcaaaacagtgctgagcgTTGCATCCCACACAGAGTGCCTgagggccctgaacacctgcgtcTCCCATCTCTGCGCTGTCGTGCTCTTCTACATATCAGACATTGGCCTGGCTTTGATACACAGATTCGGAAATAGCTCTACTCACTTGCTTCAGATAATCCTGGGCTACGTCTACCTGCTGGTCCCACCCCTGATGAACCCAATCGTGTACAgtgtgaaaagcaaacaccttcgtgAGAGGATAATCAGGGCATTTGTCAAGTGA